atgtttaatgatttttttggaTGGATTTTCAATAATGGATGATTTGTaatctcaatttaattttaaagacTTTAATTAGGGTCTATATTTTAGACCCTTAAATCTtatcttattaaaaaaaataattattttagagTCCGGGTTCAGACCCTAAGGGTCTGGGTCCTGATCTAATTTTTTAGATCCTTAAAAttagggtccggatctggaCCCTACTCTAAAATTAGGGTCTGGGACCGAGAAGGGTCCAAACCCAATCCAGACTCTTAAATGCCCTTCCCTATCGGTGACTATTTATTAATACTGTAGACTGACCATACAAACAAAACAAGTCCTTTCAACCTATTTTGACCTCACTCGTACAAACTTGGAAAAAGTTTATCAAGAGATCTCTCATCCTAAGATTGTTCCCACCAAACACATTTGACTGTAGAGTGTTTAGCAAATGAGATTCCTTGAAAAGAAAATACACATTGTTTACATGGAACGGAatgaaaatatttaagaaagGGAAAGATAATAATAAGAGTTGATCTTATCATATGTTTGGTTTCAAACAAGTAATGGAATCATTGTGAAACAAGTATCGCAAATGATGGATAAAGTGATAATTAGTGATACCAGATTTGGAAATATAATTGTTACTGCTTAGTGAGGAGTGGAAACAATTAAAAGGAGtccattaatatttaaaaacgaTAATGGTTATTAAAAACTTTAACCAAACAACAATTATCGCAAATGAATATACAAATCCGTTTTCATCGTCTAAAAGCTCCATAACAAACAGGGCCTAAGTATCAACTTCCACTAATTAAATGGATCAGCAGAGTTTTATTTGAAAGCATAATAGCTAATACTTCTTTCATGTTAACAGGTAAAATCATACGCAACAACATAAATTatctattactccctcctattcctATTCAACCTATTAgtcacatttatttttttacatttacTGAGATAACATTCTaatatttaatatctctaattatgtttaattaaaaattatgaaaatttgatattaataatcattgcattgagataaatcaaacaaaattccacttgactatgttttaacttataagttaaaaataaaatatatattaagagtGACAAGTGAATAGTAActtaaaagtaaatgagacaaataaaaagaataaaaaaacgtACTAATTTGTGTGATATGTTGATTGAATACAATATCTTTTCAATtacaaaaaccctaattttctatCTTATACGTCTATCGTGATGCAATATTAAATATTAGCTGATAACTGATAGTTGAAATTAGATAAAAAAATGTTCAACTAACTAATTTGGTTCAATTTAGACGTCAAAACACACTGAACAGACCGTGTTTACGCCATTATCATGTCATAAACAAGCAGACGTGACATAAACAAGCTAAGATTTTCACATATTTGAAATGTTTACAATCTCCCAAAGAATCAATCTTCTTCAATCCTCTGTTAACAGGGGCATTGGCAGAAATGTGGGAATCTGTCTTTCTTAAACAAAAAATTGGGTATTCTCttgataatgaaaaaaaaacactaaaactTCCATCAAATCCTATGATAAAGATGAAACCTATTTGTCTAGTACATGAATATGTCTAGTACTGAGAAGTACACATAAAATGAAACCTATTTGTCTATAAATTTATGGGGGACTGACATTAAGATGATATAGCATTTGCAGCAGCTTCTAAAAGCCTCTTCACTTCCGTCTCTGGTTCAGCTAGCTCGGCTGGAATCTGTTCGATAACATCAAATATATCTGAGCTTCACATTGAACGGGAATATAATCAAAGTAAAACCAACCATTTAACTCAATCACCTTGCCATATATGTTTTTCTTATTAGGAGAAGCCCCATGAGCGAGCAGCAACCTTACAACATCTAGATGTTCACCTCGTGCTGCATGATGAAGCGGCTGCAAAATTGAAAGGCAAAACAAAATAACATTAGGAATAGCTCATCAATTAATCTGCTCCAAGATTGAGACAAAATGAcaattatacatatatttaagAATGTAAAATGGTGTTCATAAACTGCTTACAGTGTCACCTTCGACATCAACAGCATCAAACATCCTTCTCAAGCATTCTGGATCGAAGGCTCTGCTGATAAGGAATTGAACTATTTCAGTAAATCCTGTAACcagttataagaattaagtccACTATGTTAAAAAAATCCGATCAAACGCAAATTGGGTGCATTAGACTTTTGACTCACCCCCTGCACAAGCATCATGCAACGGAATTGCTCCATCTTCATCTTTGGCTTCCAAGGAGGCTCCTCGTTCCAAGAGCAGCTAAACAAGTGAAATGAAATGTAAGTAATGTATTATTAACATTGAAAACTATTAAGACTACTAAGCCATGTAGTGCAGCTACGTCAGATAACAAGGAGGATAATCAAGAATTCCCAGCAGCATAGATATGCAAGGCAAGCAACACAAGGATGAGCAGAAGCTGTTTGTGTACAAGCTATATAGTCTAGTGTATATAGTATTAGTAATATCAGTTTGTTAGGCAATAACAGAATGTTGTTAGACATGTTTACATTTTAGTTATGATGATAGGACACGTGTAGGCTTTATATTTCACCTTGTATTGCTAGCtccttgtatatatatatatatgtgagacACATACTCACAGTAGGTTGTATGATTCATTACAATAATCAATCTAATACAATTAGTTTTACCTTTTCTgttatggtatcagagccaggttTGCTCTAAATCCAGTTTTCcccatttttttcttctttctgaTGTTATCAATGGGCAGAACCAACCATTCTACGAACGCTGATCCAACAGCTAATCAATCAAGCGTGTACTTTCTACACCCTACTGATTCAGGTCAGAAGATCATTACCAAAATCTTTAATGAAGTGGGTTTTAAAGATTGGAAAAGAGCAATGGTTATTGCATTTCCAGGGAAGAACAAGTTAGTATTTGTTGAAGGCACTGTTAAAAGATCAACAACCAGTGCCATACATGGAAAAGCATGGGACAGAGTCAACAATGTTGTAATGGGTTGGCTGCTGTCAGTCATTGATGAAAAAATTGCAAATACCTTGCAGTGGTTAAAAACAGCTAAAGACATATGGGATGAACTTTAAGAGGTATGGACAAACCTCATGTGCCCAATTATTCTCTATTCAAGAAAGGATAGGGAAAGCTATATAGTCATCAGATGAGAGCGTTGAAAGCTTCTTCACAAAGATGAAAGGCTTATGGGATGAGTTAGATAGTTTAGATCCAGCACCAACATGTGTATGCTCAGGGTGTAGCTGTGAACTCATCAAAAAAATGGTAAAGATCCAACAAGGAAGTAGATTGATGGAATTCTTAATGAAGATGAACCCTAAATGTCAACACATAAGGAGTAAAATTTTGATGATGAAAGAATTACCCTCTGCTGCAGAGGCATACAGGATCTTGATGCAAGAACAAACACATCAAGAATTGAGCAAGGGGTCAATCAATGACAACTAAGAAACACCCATTGCATGTAGAGTTGATAAAAGAAAGTATAATGAAACGGGGAAATTCAATCAAAACAAGAAAGGAAGCTATTATTGCGATCATTGCAAGTTGTATGAGCATAGCATGGAGAGGTGTTGGAAGATCAATGGGTACCCTGCGAATTATAGACCCAACACTTGGAAGAAGGATGAAACTAACAAAACCAACGCAGCCCAAGCATAAAATGAAGAAGGAGATGTTGAGCCCAAACTAACTAAAGATCAGTACAAGAAACTCTTGTGTTTACTCAACAAACAGACAGAAGAGAAAGATCATTCTATTGTTGCATCTGCACATCTTGAAGGTCAGTGTTGTTTTAACTTTTCTAGAGCCCCTCGATGAATTATTGATAGTGGGGCTACTGACCATATATGCTGTGACCTTTCTCTATTCAAACATTATAACACAATAAACAGAATGTTGTGACTATCCCAGATGGCACACATGTTAGAGTTAAATATCTAGGAACAGTTCACCTAAATAATGGCTTGATACTGAATGAAGTCCTATATGTGCCTGGATTCCAATACAATCTTGTTTCTGTGCATAGATTGTGTTGGAATAAAACTATAAACGTTAGCTTTGTCACTGAATTTTGTGTTATACAGGAGCCTTTGATGAGGCCTTTGCTTCTTGGTAGATTGAGAAACAATCTTTACTATGTTGAAGAAAATATGACTCTTGCAACACCAACTATGCTTATGCAATTAGGAAAGTCATACTTTCCAACTTCTTCTGTTATCAAGGATAAAGATAAAAAGACACAGTATCCTATTGTGTGTGCACATAATAAAAGCTCCAACAACATAGAGAAAATCAAGTTGTGGCATTTAAGACCGGATCATATCCCTTTTAGTAGACTTCAAGTTGTTTTTCCTGATTTACAATGTAATAATTTTGAGAAGAACTACCTATGTAATGTTTGTCCATTGGGAAATCAAACCAAGAAAGTATTTCAAAGAAGTTCAATAAAAATGAATGATACTTTTTAGTTGTTACACATAGATCTTTGGGGACCAATGAAATTTTCTACAAGACTAAAATATAATATGTTTTGTACTATTGTAGATGACTTTTCAAGGTTTACATGGGTTATAttcctcaaaaataaaaagtgacttCTTGAAAATCTTTAAAGACTTTTATGAACTTGTTCACACCCAATTTGGTAAGCACATTAAGATAGTAAGAACGGACAATGCAAAAGAATTTAGCCAAGGAGAAACCCTAGATTTTTATAGGTGTAAAGGTATTCTACATCAATCTAGTTATGCAGaaactccacaacaaaatggagtagtAGAGCGCAAACATAAGCATTTACTAGAGATGGCTAGAACATTATATCACCAATCTAAAGTTCCCATTATCTTCTGGGGTGATTGTGTGCTCACTGTTGCACATGTTATCAACAAAATGCCCCTAGTTCCTTTAAATAATATAACACCACATGAGAAGTTATACGACACAAAACCTTCATATGATCTTCTCAAAGTGTTTGGTTGTTTGTGCTTTGCCTCTACTTTAAAGAGGGATAGGCATAAGTTGGCAGCAAGGGCAGACCCATGCATATTCATAGGTTATTCTCAACATCAAAAGGGATACAAATTATACAATCTTAAGACCAAATGTACAATGGTTTCCAGAGATGTATATTTTCATGAAAAATGTTTCCATATAGGTTTGATGACATTGATCAGGCTCCTATTAAAAACTTGTTTGTTCCAAAGTCAAACTATCATATGAGTGCCTCTAATCCTGTAAATGATGAGCACTCACAAACTTATGTCCCTGACATATCTGAAAAATTTGATGATCATGCAACTCTAGGACATGGCATGTCCAAAAGTGAAAAATATTAAGAAGCATGATAGTAGTAATTGTGACAACAAGATTGAGTTTTTTTCTGATAACATCAATGATACTTCTATCAATACTCACAGACCTGCAAGAATGAAAAAGAGGCCTGACTACTTAAAAGATTATCAGTGCAATTCTAATACAAGCACACCTTGGTGTAACTTGATTCAGTTTCATGCTTTGTCTAGTACACATAAGAAAATTGTTAAGACCCATGATAAATATGTTGAACCAAAGTCCTATCATGAGGCAACTCAGAATCCTAAATGGGTAGAAGCCATGAAAAAAGAATTAAAGGCTTTATCCCACAATCATACATGGGATATTGTATCTCTACCCCTAGAAAAAAAACTATTGGCAACAAGTGGGTTTATAAAGTGAAACTAAGGTCTGATGGTTCCCTAGAAAGGTTTAAGGCAAGGTTGGTTGCAAAGGGTATAACCAAAAGCAAGTCATAGACTATGAAGAAACTTTTAGTCCAGTAGTTAAGCTAACCACTGTTAGGTGTCTCCTAGTTGTTGCAGCCAACCATTAATGGATAGttcatcaattggatgtaaataaTGCGTTTTTTTACATAGAGACTTAGATGAGGAGGTATACATGACTACGCCTCAAGGGATATCTAATCTTGACAATAAAGTGTGTTTGCTCAAAAAATCATTATATGGCCTAAAACAAGCATCTAGGCAATGGCATGAAAAGTTAATGATTGAGCTAAACAAGTTAGGATTTTCAAAGTCTAAAAATGATTATTTCTTGTTTATCAAAAGACAAGAAAATTTTATCACAATCATGGCCgtgtatgttgatgatatcttgATCACAGGGAATAATATTAGTGAAATCACTTATATTAAACATCACCTGGACAACATACTCACTATAAAGGATTTGGGACAACTACATTTTTTCTTAGGGATTGAAGTAAGTTACACATCTCAAGGGATGATACTTACTCAACAAAAATACACTAAAGAATTATTGGTTGCTAGTGGTCTGCCAACCTTTAAAAGGGTAGTCACTCCTCTGCCccttaatctaaaattaaattcCACTGATGGAGACCTTATGTCCAATGGTGAGCTATACAGGAGCCTAGTTGGGAAGCTGAATTTCCTCACACATACTAGGCCTGATATATTATTCACTGTTCAGACTTTAAGTCAGTTCATGCAATCTCCTAGGAGTCCACATTGGGAAGCTTTGGTCCATACTCTGAACTACATATCTTCTACTTCAGGACAAGGCATTGTTCTAAAAGGGTGTGCTAACCTAACCTTACAAGCTTACACTGATTCTGACCGGGAAGCATGCCCTACAACTAGAAGTTCAGTTTCAGGTTATTTAGTGTTGCTTAGTAACTCTCCAGTCAGTTGGAGGTCTAAGAAGCAACTAACTGTCTCTAGGTCTAGCTCTGAGGCAGAATATAGGGCAGTGGCTAATGCTGCCTCTGAAATTACTTGGGTAGTAAGGTTGCTAAAAGACCTTGGGGTGGATAAATTGGAGCCTGTCACATTGCATTGTGATAGCCAATTTGCCATTTACATAGCTAAGAACCCTGTGTTTCATGATAGAACCAAACACATTGAAATAGATTGCCATTTTACAAGGGATAAAGTCCTAGAAGGACTATCCAGCTCTCCTATCTACCTACTCAACATCAGTTGGCAAATATTCTGACCAAAATATTGCTTTCTTCTTAGTTCAGGTATCTTTTGACCAAACTAGGTGTTAGTGAACCGCCTCCTAGTTTGAGGGGGGATATTAAGATTACTAAGCCATGTAGTGCAGCTACATCAGATAACAAGGAGGATAATCAAGAATTCCCAGCAGCATAGATATGCAAGGCAAGCAACACAAGGATAAGCAGAAGCTGTTTGTGTACAAGCTATATAGTCTAGTGCATATAGTATTAGTAATATCAGTTTGTTAGGCAATAACAGAATGTTGTTAGACATGTGTACATTTTAGTTATGATGATAGGACACGTGTAGGCTTTACATTTCACCTTGTATTGCTAGCtccttgtatatatatatatgtgagacACATGCTCACAGTAGGTTGTATGATTCATTacaataatcaatttaatacaATTAGTTTTACCTTTTCTGTTAAAAACTGCAGAAAATAACTATTGCTTTGTGATACTGAGACATGTACCTGAACACAAGGCAAATGACCATAGAGACATGTCAGGTGGAGAGCGGTATCTCCGTCTTCAATAGGCTCATCAATATGGCCATCCAAGTCATCTACACATACGCATTGAGTAGAATACAAAACAGCTTATCAACATAAAGTCACTTACATAATCGAAAAAACAGAAACTGACATCAGTTTTACAATTAAGTTTAGATTACAAATAACAATATACACCAGAAAATAGGCAAAATTGGCATTCAATACATACACAAAAATAAACCCAGATACTAATTGCTTCCACATTAACATGACAATGATCAGAAAACACATtgatttcttattttctttcaacCCAAAAATTTCGCAATAAAAGGGTTGTtgatacaaaattaacaaaatttatattcaaCACACCCTAATTGACAATgaaataaataatgcaaaattttCATCATAAACAAGTGTAAACGCATAATTAGAACTTAAAGTGTGTAAATTCATAAAGAAACAGAAACATGAAAACGAAATGAGGTCTACATTAGTAAATAGTAATCGAAACATACGGGAAAAAATTGGGATGAAAGAAAATGAATCAAAAATTCCAAATTATTATCAAGGAAAGGAatcaaaaaaagaagaaaatcgaatattaatgaaaaaaaaaatagcgtAAACCCTAGAAACAGAAATTAATATTGAGGGAAGAAATTAAACAAGGAATTAAGAGAAGAGGAATTACCGAGCGCTTGGCGGAGGGCAGGGAGGTCACCGGACTGAGAGGCGGCGGCGAGGTCACGGAGGTGGGGAGGAGTCTCCTCGAATTCAACGACAGTTTGTACTTCATAGAGGCCATCTTCAACGTCGTTGTCGTCGTCTCCAATCATACCGTTCGTTCGCTCGGGTACCGCCATTGAAGAACCTAGTTTGCTGGAGGCTCTATCTAAGTTATGAACGCTTTTAACTAAGTAAAAGAATAAAGAGAACAATTTAGCActtatttttaatctttatttacatcatttttaatatctacttataatatatataatgtatgtctATTTATAGTATTCTTAAATATCTAATCACAGTATCTTTaattgcctacttacatcattcttaatacccacttacatcattcttaatgcatatttatcATATCCTTAATACCCACCAAGTAAGCATGtagtacttacaatatcttaaatgcctacCTAAAATGTTTTTAATGCCCACGaaataacttactctatattttttttatgtgtcagaaaataaaaatgatttctcAAATACATTACTTTTCAGCCTGCTGAGATTGCTACTGTCAATCAtccatttataaattttttgttaatttgtcgatcatttaactatattatttttactaGTGTATTGATCATTTAACcataatttttgttaatatattgGTCATTTTTCAATAGGTATCCTTCATATCACTAAAAACTTGTGCTCATATATTGACTAAATGGCTCCCAAAGTAAAATTTCTCCCTTCGTTCTGATTGTGAGACAATCTTAAATTTGACCAAATAGacttaactaaattaaatatatatccACTTTTGTATTTCTTTTAAAGGATTCACTTTTGTGCTTTTAATATTTGATACAAACAAAATTCAACACTTAAATTTAgaattattatatgttatttaGTTGTGACTTTAATAAAGTCAGTttggatttttaaaattttaaatttggtttattgAAATTATGATTATCACATATTtgtttagtttttaattattttttgttgacCTAATTTCATTTTATGGTCTTGATTGGATTTTTAAAGTGTAATTTGATTTGTATTGCAAATAAAAAGCAATTAAAGTTctggttttaattttattttgcatttGTATCAAACCAAATTAAATTTACAATCCTAATTGTGATGGAAAAAGTTCTAGTCATGAATTTAGTTGTAATTAATGGATCGAATACGAATGAGATCATTTTTAAGCAAATATGAATCGGGTTGGATAAAAACCCTTTATATTTAATAGATTTTTACACGGACCGAGCTCGAAGATGCGGTCTGATcgcttttattaaaaaaaaaaatctcattatGTAATTTATTGTAATAACTTTGGTCTGAACATAAAAGGGCTTGAAAAAATGAGTCGTCGAATCGGGGATGATGACATTGAGACTGCATTTTCATCTCGAAGAAATGAGTCCTTAATTACCACCACTTCATAGTGTTGGTCTGTTGGAAGacctaaaaaacaaaaatatctaCAAGGATTTAGGGGATACAAATACAATAAAGGAGACGTTTTTAT
The sequence above is drawn from the Amaranthus tricolor cultivar Red isolate AtriRed21 chromosome 5, ASM2621246v1, whole genome shotgun sequence genome and encodes:
- the LOC130813308 gene encoding uncharacterized protein LOC130813308, which gives rise to MAVPERTNGMIGDDDNDVEDGLYEVQTVVEFEETPPHLRDLAAASQSGDLPALRQALDDLDGHIDEPIEDGDTALHLTCLYGHLPCVQLLLERGASLEAKDEDGAIPLHDACAGGFTEIVQFLISRAFDPECLRRMFDAVDVEGDTPLHHAARGEHLDVVRLLLAHGASPNKKNIYGKIPAELAEPETEVKRLLEAAANAISS